One stretch of Paenibacillus sp. AN1007 DNA includes these proteins:
- a CDS encoding S-layer homology domain-containing protein, with product MKKNMMAAFSAAALLTLSLSAGPLHAAPSNFTDIQGLPGADKIESLHQNGLIKGVSDNLFKPEEQLNTAQGIQLIVDGLDLNLNAIRFIKMPVPSDYFSAVKDGVWYSDAFIRAQYNSIKLPQNIDPSKPLTREQYTLFLMQAIEAKGGLPMIKIQPVDITDEKELTPEYQGAVQRSLVLKISTLDANGQFNPKQAITRADAAVMMYNAMEHMESFFTPQIPETPEK from the coding sequence ATGAAAAAAAATATGATGGCTGCTTTCAGCGCAGCGGCGCTGCTTACGCTCTCACTAAGTGCAGGTCCTCTCCATGCTGCGCCATCCAATTTCACGGATATTCAAGGATTACCAGGTGCAGACAAAATTGAATCCCTTCATCAGAACGGGTTAATCAAAGGGGTTAGTGACAACTTGTTCAAGCCGGAAGAACAGCTGAATACAGCCCAAGGCATTCAATTGATTGTAGACGGGCTGGATCTTAACCTTAACGCTATTCGTTTCATCAAAATGCCTGTACCGAGTGATTATTTTTCTGCTGTAAAAGATGGCGTCTGGTACAGCGATGCGTTCATCCGCGCACAGTACAACAGCATCAAGCTGCCGCAGAATATCGACCCCTCCAAACCGCTCACCCGTGAGCAGTACACCCTGTTCCTGATGCAGGCCATAGAGGCCAAAGGCGGTCTGCCTATGATCAAAATTCAGCCTGTTGATATCACAGATGAGAAAGAGCTTACGCCGGAGTACCAAGGTGCAGTACAGCGTTCCCTCGTGCTGAAAATCAGCACGCTGGATGCGAATGGACAGTTCAATCCGAAACAAGCCATTACTCGCGCTGATGCTGCGGTGATGATGTACAATGCAATGGAGCACATGGAATCCTTCTTTACACCGCAAATCCCGGAAACACCGGAGAAGTGA
- a CDS encoding Rrf2 family transcriptional regulator, producing the protein MNSEFTIAVHCLVFLSMRSECMANSEDLSQSVGTHPARVRKVLSVLRKHGYLTTKEGAHGGYLLSRPSEEIKLGEVYRLVAGGSLGPSWCSGESGSPCKVSSNMQGVMGAIYDGGEEALSAYFDGISIRDVRQSIERGEGACLIEGFSVKEKEKS; encoded by the coding sequence ATGAACAGCGAATTTACCATTGCGGTGCATTGTCTTGTTTTTCTATCCATGAGAAGCGAGTGCATGGCCAACAGTGAAGACCTGTCCCAAAGTGTGGGGACGCACCCGGCCAGAGTCCGCAAGGTACTGAGTGTTCTGCGTAAACATGGCTACCTGACAACAAAGGAAGGTGCCCATGGCGGGTACTTGCTCAGCCGTCCAAGTGAAGAGATCAAGCTGGGGGAAGTGTACAGGCTCGTAGCCGGAGGTTCACTGGGGCCAAGCTGGTGTTCAGGTGAATCGGGTTCACCTTGTAAAGTATCCTCTAATATGCAGGGTGTGATGGGGGCTATATACGATGGAGGAGAAGAGGCGCTGAGCGCTTATTTCGATGGAATATCCATTCGTGATGTAAGACAAAGCATTGAGCGTGGAGAAGGAGCCTGTCTAATAGAAGGTTTCTCTGTCAAAGAGAAAGAGAAGTCTTGA
- the map gene encoding type I methionyl aminopeptidase — MITLKTKEQIEYMRKAGEILAACHREIAKLIRPGITTQEIDQFAEAFIKKNGAIPEQKGYNGYPYATCASVNDVICHGFPGKYVLKDGDIVTIDMVVNLNGWLADSAWSYAVGNVSPEAQHLLDVTKNSLYKGIELAVVGNRIGDISNAIQQYAEGEGLAVVREFIGHGIGEKMHEEPQVPHYGPPHRGPRLKEGMVITIEPMLNTGTFRSKLDSDGWTARTLDGSLSAQYEHTIAITAEGPVILTAQ, encoded by the coding sequence ATGATTACTTTAAAGACCAAAGAACAGATTGAATATATGAGAAAAGCGGGCGAAATTCTTGCTGCGTGCCATAGAGAAATCGCAAAATTGATTCGTCCGGGGATCACAACACAGGAAATTGACCAGTTTGCAGAAGCATTTATTAAAAAAAATGGCGCTATTCCGGAACAAAAGGGGTACAACGGATACCCTTATGCGACATGTGCGTCGGTTAATGACGTGATCTGTCACGGCTTTCCGGGAAAATACGTACTGAAAGACGGCGATATCGTTACCATCGACATGGTCGTTAATTTGAATGGCTGGCTGGCCGATTCGGCTTGGTCTTATGCGGTGGGGAATGTAAGTCCCGAAGCACAGCATCTGCTGGATGTGACCAAAAACTCTCTATATAAAGGGATAGAGCTTGCAGTTGTAGGCAATCGGATCGGTGACATCTCCAATGCAATTCAGCAGTATGCCGAAGGAGAAGGTCTGGCGGTAGTTCGTGAATTTATTGGACACGGGATCGGGGAAAAGATGCACGAAGAACCTCAGGTTCCACATTACGGTCCGCCACATCGCGGCCCACGTCTCAAGGAAGGTATGGTTATTACCATTGAACCGATGCTGAATACAGGAACATTCCGCAGCAAGCTGGATTCAGACGGTTGGACTGCACGCACATTGGATGGAAGCCTGTCTGCCCAATATGAGCACACCATTGCGATCACAGCGGAAGGCCCCGTCATTTTGACTGCACAGTAA
- a CDS encoding rhamnogalacturonan lyase, whose translation MEYLDRGVVAVKTGSGVFVSWRLLGTEGSNVAFNVYRDGIKVNTSPITGSTNLQDAGGTSSSKYTVRAVVGGTEQAASAAAGVWGSNYLSVPLQVPAGGTTPDGVAYTYSANDASAGDLDGDGQYELIVKWDPSNSKDNSQSGYTGEVFIDAYKLNGTRLWRISLGKNIRAGAHYTQFMVYDLDGDGKAEIAMKTADGTRDGTGIVIGDASKDYRNSSGYVLSGPEFLTIFNGQTGKAMSTINYEPARGNVSDWGDNYGNRVDRFLAAVAYLDGERPSLVMARGYYTRSVLAAYNWRNGQLTKQWIFDSNTAGNSGYAGQGNHNLSVADVDGDGRDEIVYGAMAVDDNGRGLYTTGLKHGDAMHLSDLDPDRPGLEVFQVHETPSNAGVSFRDAGTGQLIWGIKTTKDIGRGMAADIDPRYKGAEVWADGSLYTAKGQKLGSVLPSSTNFGIWWDGDLLRELLDSNRIDKWDYANSKTVNLLTASGVSSNNGTKSTPSLQADLFGDWREEVVWRTNDSSALRIYTTTALTDKRIYTLMHDPVYRLGIAWQNTAYNQPPHTGFYLGEGMNPPPMPNIRYAGR comes from the coding sequence ATGGAATATCTGGATCGGGGTGTGGTGGCAGTGAAAACAGGCAGTGGTGTGTTTGTCAGTTGGCGTCTGCTCGGAACGGAAGGCTCCAATGTGGCTTTTAATGTGTATCGGGATGGAATCAAAGTGAATACATCACCTATAACAGGCAGCACCAATCTGCAGGATGCAGGCGGGACAAGCAGTTCAAAGTATACGGTGCGTGCTGTTGTTGGTGGAACCGAGCAGGCTGCTTCTGCCGCTGCAGGTGTCTGGGGCAGCAATTATTTGAGCGTGCCGCTTCAAGTTCCTGCGGGTGGAACCACACCGGATGGTGTGGCTTATACCTACAGTGCCAACGACGCCAGCGCAGGGGATCTGGATGGAGACGGTCAATACGAGCTGATCGTGAAGTGGGACCCTTCCAACTCCAAGGATAACTCGCAAAGCGGTTATACCGGTGAAGTATTCATCGATGCATACAAATTAAACGGCACTCGCCTGTGGCGGATCAGTTTAGGCAAAAATATTCGTGCGGGCGCTCACTATACCCAGTTCATGGTTTACGATTTGGATGGGGACGGCAAAGCCGAAATCGCCATGAAAACAGCTGACGGCACTCGGGATGGTACAGGCATTGTGATCGGGGATGCCAGCAAGGATTACCGCAATTCGAGCGGCTATGTGTTATCCGGACCCGAATTCCTGACGATCTTCAACGGGCAGACGGGAAAAGCGATGTCCACCATAAACTATGAACCGGCACGGGGTAATGTCTCAGACTGGGGAGACAATTACGGCAATCGGGTCGACCGCTTTCTCGCGGCCGTTGCTTACCTGGATGGTGAACGCCCAAGTCTGGTTATGGCTCGCGGGTACTATACACGGAGTGTGCTGGCAGCCTATAACTGGCGAAACGGACAGCTGACTAAGCAGTGGATTTTTGACTCCAATACGGCAGGCAATTCAGGCTATGCCGGACAGGGAAATCATAATCTGAGTGTGGCTGATGTCGACGGGGATGGCAGGGATGAGATTGTTTATGGGGCTATGGCTGTCGACGATAATGGAAGAGGGCTGTACACGACAGGTTTGAAGCATGGAGATGCGATGCATCTGAGTGATCTGGACCCGGATCGTCCGGGGCTGGAGGTATTTCAGGTTCACGAGACACCGTCCAATGCAGGGGTATCGTTCCGTGATGCAGGTACGGGTCAGCTTATCTGGGGTATCAAAACAACGAAAGATATTGGACGCGGCATGGCAGCAGATATCGATCCAAGGTACAAAGGTGCCGAAGTATGGGCAGACGGCAGCCTGTACACAGCCAAAGGGCAGAAGCTCGGTTCTGTTCTGCCTTCTTCCACGAATTTTGGCATCTGGTGGGACGGTGATCTGCTGCGCGAGCTGCTGGACAGCAACCGGATCGACAAATGGGACTATGCCAACAGTAAAACTGTAAATCTGCTGACTGCTTCCGGGGTATCTTCCAATAATGGCACCAAATCTACACCGAGCCTTCAGGCAGACCTTTTCGGAGACTGGCGGGAAGAGGTCGTATGGCGTACAAATGACAGCTCGGCATTGCGAATCTACACCACCACAGCTCTGACGGACAAGCGTATTTATACTCTGATGCATGATCCGGTATATCGTCTCGGAATCGCTTGGCAAAATACGGCTTATAACCAGCCGCCGCATACCGGCTTTTATCTGGGTGAAGGAATGAACCCGCCTCCAATGCCGAATATTCGGTATGCGGGCAGATAA
- a CDS encoding protein kinase — protein sequence MELERSWRRLLGLWTDRPGREDMIVGERYVIRELLGIGSYGLTYLCVDQQTGIEVALKESKPSKGKLAARLLFREADVLHHLHHPSIPKLLDAFTVRRRNYMVTEYIRGQTLEHLIFEQGQQYTELECIEFAIQLLTPVAHVHEQGYIHGDIRIPNVILREGQVYLIDFGLARRLGEPLLPELKRRMKDVPEAENEPAVPDQDLQDIGHFLLFMLYSAYEPQKGSAPASWQEELRLTPELHEMLERLLGLRPGYEGGAAELLFEMEGLKLLL from the coding sequence GTGGAACTGGAGCGAAGCTGGCGTAGATTGCTTGGGCTGTGGACAGACCGTCCGGGGCGGGAAGACATGATTGTCGGGGAGCGTTATGTTATACGGGAGCTGCTGGGTATAGGGAGTTATGGACTTACCTATCTGTGTGTAGACCAGCAGACTGGAATAGAAGTGGCATTGAAGGAGTCGAAGCCCAGCAAGGGGAAACTTGCCGCACGGCTGTTGTTTCGGGAAGCGGACGTGCTGCATCACCTGCATCATCCTTCAATTCCTAAGCTGCTGGACGCATTTACAGTGCGAAGACGGAATTACATGGTGACAGAGTACATTCGCGGACAGACACTGGAACATTTAATTTTCGAGCAGGGGCAGCAGTATACAGAGCTTGAGTGCATTGAATTCGCCATTCAGCTGCTGACTCCGGTTGCTCATGTGCATGAGCAGGGGTATATTCACGGCGACATACGAATCCCTAACGTCATCTTACGAGAGGGACAGGTGTATCTGATTGATTTTGGCCTGGCAAGACGCTTGGGGGAGCCGCTGCTGCCAGAGTTGAAGCGCCGAATGAAGGATGTGCCTGAGGCCGAAAATGAGCCAGCTGTACCTGATCAGGATCTGCAGGATATCGGACACTTTCTGCTTTTTATGCTGTACTCAGCGTATGAGCCGCAGAAGGGAAGCGCCCCTGCCAGCTGGCAGGAGGAACTTCGACTTACGCCTGAACTGCATGAAATGCTGGAACGGCTTCTGGGGCTTCGTCCGGGTTATGAGGGCGGGGCAGCAGAGCTGCTGTTCGAGATGGAGGGTTTGAAACTGCTGCTGTAA
- a CDS encoding WHG domain-containing protein — MSPRQGLDRDALLSAAIQIVDSDGFEALTLAALAKRLDVRSPSLYNHISGLPGLRQELALMSVQQLGLAVNEAAADHTGDEAIQAIAAAYLGFVRRHPGLYEASYHAPDLNEPQLAACKTALLNMMLHTLQPYPLTEAQALHAVRGLRSLCHGFASIEAQGGFGMDFSPDDSLRLTVSAFLHGLRHLSENT; from the coding sequence ATGAGCCCCCGGCAAGGTCTGGACCGCGACGCGCTGCTCAGCGCCGCGATCCAGATCGTGGACAGCGACGGCTTTGAGGCGCTGACCCTTGCCGCTCTTGCGAAGCGGCTCGATGTGCGCTCACCGTCGCTCTATAACCACATCAGCGGGCTTCCCGGGCTTCGCCAAGAACTGGCGCTGATGTCAGTGCAGCAGCTTGGCCTCGCCGTAAACGAGGCTGCGGCTGACCACACCGGCGATGAGGCCATTCAGGCCATCGCCGCTGCTTACTTGGGCTTCGTTCGCCGGCATCCCGGGCTCTACGAAGCCTCGTACCATGCACCCGATCTGAATGAACCACAGCTCGCGGCATGCAAAACAGCTCTGCTGAACATGATGCTGCATACCCTGCAGCCATACCCCCTCACCGAAGCGCAGGCGCTGCATGCTGTTCGGGGATTGCGAAGCCTCTGCCATGGTTTTGCCTCAATCGAGGCACAGGGCGGCTTCGGCATGGATTTCAGTCCAGACGACAGTTTGCGTCTGACCGTGTCTGCCTTTCTTCACGGGCTGCGCCACCTTTCCGAAAACACATAA
- a CDS encoding NADP-dependent oxidoreductase, which produces MTVNKQIVLASRPEGAPSRENFEFVEVPLPEPEAGQVLVRTLYLSVDPYMRGRMKDTKSYAPPYALNEVIKGGAIGQVVESSEPNLRKGDLVTGMWGWQQYAAVNTADLSLIDSDEAPITAYLGALGLTGLTAYFGMEDIGKPKDGETVVVSGAAGAVGMIAGQIGKIVGARVVGIAGSDDKCDYLREKLGFDVVLNYKTEQDMSAAIAKACPNGVDVYFDNVGGDISDAVLRHINRNARIPLCGQISSYNLEKPDIGMRPQTLLLTNTALMKGFLLGDYTKSFKEGRAKLAKWIKEGKLQYEENIVDGFERTPEAFMGLFSGDNLGKQLVKVADPE; this is translated from the coding sequence ATGACTGTAAACAAACAGATTGTACTGGCGTCCCGTCCTGAAGGGGCACCTTCCAGAGAAAATTTTGAATTCGTTGAGGTACCGCTGCCAGAACCGGAAGCCGGGCAGGTGCTGGTTCGTACATTATATTTGTCGGTCGATCCGTACATGCGGGGACGAATGAAAGATACGAAATCGTATGCACCACCGTATGCCTTGAATGAAGTCATTAAGGGTGGGGCGATTGGACAGGTTGTGGAATCGTCCGAGCCGAATTTGCGCAAAGGGGATCTGGTCACCGGCATGTGGGGATGGCAGCAGTACGCTGCGGTCAATACAGCGGATCTGTCACTGATTGATTCAGATGAGGCTCCAATCACAGCCTATCTGGGTGCACTCGGCTTGACGGGGTTGACCGCATACTTCGGTATGGAGGATATCGGAAAACCTAAAGATGGCGAGACGGTTGTTGTATCCGGTGCGGCAGGAGCTGTGGGGATGATTGCGGGTCAAATCGGTAAAATCGTCGGTGCACGTGTGGTCGGTATTGCCGGTTCTGACGATAAATGCGATTATCTGAGAGAAAAGCTTGGCTTCGACGTTGTGCTCAATTACAAGACGGAGCAGGATATGTCTGCAGCGATTGCAAAAGCTTGTCCAAACGGAGTGGACGTGTATTTCGACAATGTCGGCGGCGACATCTCGGATGCCGTGCTGCGTCATATTAATCGGAATGCTCGTATTCCGCTGTGTGGACAGATTTCATCCTATAATCTGGAGAAGCCGGATATCGGAATGCGTCCACAGACACTGCTGTTAACGAACACAGCACTGATGAAAGGCTTTTTGCTGGGCGACTATACAAAGTCCTTTAAGGAAGGGCGCGCCAAGCTGGCCAAATGGATCAAGGAAGGCAAGCTGCAGTATGAGGAGAACATCGTAGATGGTTTCGAACGCACACCGGAAGCCTTCATGGGTCTTTTCTCGGGAGATAATCTGGGCAAGCAGCTGGTAAAAGTTGCGGACCCTGAATGA
- a CDS encoding cytochrome c biogenesis protein CcdC, whose product MAQISPYYLQIGATVGMLVMALLAIFIRMKASHRPVTIRKIIIPPLGMSTGFFMFAVQETRVPWLWAFIAFLVGWFIFSYPLIRSTRFERVGEEIFATRSRSFAFILLGLLAVRLILHEVIQQYVSIPQTGGLFFLLAFGMIVRWRVYMYKHYKEVLAVQH is encoded by the coding sequence GTGGCTCAAATCTCTCCGTACTATCTTCAGATCGGGGCGACCGTTGGTATGCTGGTCATGGCCTTACTTGCCATCTTTATTCGCATGAAGGCCAGCCACCGACCAGTCACCATTCGTAAAATCATTATTCCGCCGCTCGGCATGAGCACAGGCTTTTTTATGTTTGCTGTACAGGAGACGCGTGTCCCATGGTTATGGGCATTCATTGCTTTTCTGGTCGGCTGGTTTATTTTCTCGTATCCGCTGATTCGCAGCACCCGGTTTGAACGCGTAGGAGAAGAGATCTTCGCCACACGTTCCCGCAGTTTTGCCTTCATCTTGCTTGGATTGCTGGCTGTACGCCTAATACTGCATGAAGTCATCCAGCAGTACGTCAGTATTCCGCAAACGGGTGGTTTGTTCTTCCTGCTCGCGTTCGGTATGATTGTGCGCTGGCGTGTATATATGTATAAGCACTACAAAGAAGTGCTGGCTGTTCAACATTAG
- the cysT gene encoding sulfate ABC transporter permease subunit CysT, producing MSKGIAIRGRRTLPGFGLTMGYSVLYLSLVVLIPLTALIFNSTGLTWAAMVEVATNPRVLASFRVSFLTAGAAALIDLFLGLLLAWVLVRYSFPGKRIFDAVIDLPFALPTAVAGVALTAIYAGNGWIGQFVEPLGIKLAYSQAGITLALMFIGIPFVVRTVQPVLEELEAEVEEAAATLGAGRWRIFRTILLPDLIPPLLTGFALAFARGIGEYGSVVFISGNMPMKTEIAPLLIMAKLEQFDYAGAAATALLLLLISFILLLIINSLQRWSRKAGRA from the coding sequence ATGAGCAAGGGGATCGCAATCCGGGGAAGGCGAACACTGCCAGGATTCGGATTAACGATGGGTTACAGCGTATTGTATCTGAGTCTGGTCGTGCTGATTCCACTGACGGCACTGATATTCAACTCCACAGGATTGACTTGGGCAGCGATGGTGGAAGTAGCCACCAATCCAAGAGTGCTGGCTTCGTTTCGGGTCAGCTTCCTGACAGCCGGAGCAGCGGCTTTAATTGATCTGTTCCTGGGCCTGCTCCTGGCTTGGGTGCTGGTCCGGTATTCATTTCCCGGTAAACGAATATTCGATGCGGTCATTGATCTGCCGTTTGCGCTGCCCACGGCAGTAGCCGGAGTGGCTCTTACGGCAATCTATGCCGGAAACGGTTGGATTGGACAGTTCGTAGAGCCTTTGGGCATCAAGCTGGCATACTCTCAGGCCGGAATTACACTTGCGCTCATGTTTATCGGTATTCCGTTTGTCGTACGTACCGTGCAGCCAGTGCTGGAGGAGCTTGAGGCAGAAGTGGAAGAGGCTGCGGCAACGCTGGGAGCAGGGCGATGGCGAATTTTCCGCACTATTTTGCTGCCGGATTTGATCCCCCCGCTGCTGACAGGGTTTGCACTGGCTTTTGCCAGGGGCATTGGTGAGTACGGTTCAGTTGTATTTATTTCAGGCAATATGCCGATGAAAACGGAAATCGCGCCGCTGCTCATCATGGCAAAGCTGGAGCAGTTTGATTATGCAGGAGCTGCAGCCACAGCCCTGCTGCTCTTATTGATATCGTTTATCCTGCTGCTCATCATCAACTCCCTGCAGCGCTGGAGTCGTAAGGCAGGGAGAGCGTGA
- a CDS encoding MBL fold metallo-hydrolase, with translation MRIIREFDVTQVTFFPRLFPVNVYLVEEEQHLTLIDAGMPFSLKGILTAAAALGKPITTIILTHAHADHVGSLDGLKDALPDAEVCISRRDAELLAGDVSLLPHEPQTKIRGSVPKGVRTKPDRLLEDGDQIGSLVAIASPGHTPGHMAFMDTRSRVLIAGDAYQVRGGLAVSGRMRPLFPFPALATWNREAALASAKRLAELEPSVLAVGHGRMLRQPATAMRAAAADAQQRLQPAGGSDEPPARSGPRRAAQRRDPDRGQRRL, from the coding sequence GTGCGTATTATCCGCGAGTTCGATGTAACCCAAGTCACATTTTTCCCCCGCCTCTTTCCTGTAAATGTCTATCTGGTTGAAGAAGAGCAGCATTTGACCCTGATTGATGCAGGAATGCCATTCAGTCTTAAAGGAATTCTTACAGCAGCCGCTGCACTCGGTAAGCCTATTACTACCATCATCCTGACCCATGCTCATGCTGATCATGTTGGTTCACTTGATGGTCTCAAGGATGCACTTCCCGATGCTGAGGTGTGCATCTCCAGACGGGATGCCGAGCTGTTAGCAGGGGATGTTTCACTGCTGCCGCACGAGCCGCAGACGAAAATACGCGGCAGTGTGCCTAAAGGCGTCCGTACGAAGCCGGATCGCCTGCTCGAAGATGGCGACCAGATCGGTTCGCTGGTCGCCATTGCTTCTCCAGGCCATACGCCGGGGCATATGGCCTTTATGGATACACGCAGCCGAGTGCTGATTGCCGGCGACGCGTATCAGGTGCGCGGCGGTCTGGCTGTATCCGGCCGCATGCGCCCGCTTTTCCCGTTCCCTGCGCTGGCCACGTGGAATCGCGAAGCGGCACTAGCCAGCGCCAAGCGCCTGGCAGAGCTGGAACCGTCCGTGCTGGCCGTTGGCCACGGACGGATGCTGCGCCAGCCCGCGACCGCCATGCGCGCGGCCGCAGCGGATGCGCAGCAGCGGCTGCAGCCAGCCGGGGGCAGCGATGAGCCCCCGGCAAGGTCTGGACCGCGACGCGCTGCTCAGCGCCGCGATCCAGATCGTGGACAGCGACGGCTTTGA
- a CDS encoding nitroreductase family protein yields the protein MSVTEKNETLRVISERHAVKKYEKGFVLPEADLNAILTAAAEAPSSWNLQHWRFLVIESEADKAKLLPIAYGQTQVVDSSVTIAVLGDLEANRNTFIYDQAVEAGALPAEVRDALVGQINGAYQSPQIARDEAIRNASFASQNIMLAARSLGYDTCPMGGYNPQQLIEAFNIPARFVPTLLITVGKAAEPARPSGRFPLSEVVVKGSF from the coding sequence ATGTCGGTTACTGAAAAAAATGAAACACTTCGCGTCATTAGCGAACGCCACGCAGTTAAAAAGTATGAAAAAGGTTTTGTATTGCCGGAAGCTGATCTGAACGCAATACTGACCGCAGCTGCGGAAGCACCATCTTCCTGGAATCTGCAGCACTGGAGATTCCTCGTCATTGAATCCGAAGCAGACAAAGCAAAATTGCTCCCGATTGCTTACGGCCAAACACAAGTGGTTGACAGCTCCGTTACCATTGCGGTTCTTGGTGATCTGGAAGCTAACCGCAACACATTTATCTATGATCAGGCTGTTGAAGCTGGTGCACTGCCTGCGGAAGTTCGTGACGCATTGGTTGGTCAAATTAACGGTGCTTACCAAAGTCCGCAAATCGCTCGTGATGAAGCGATTCGCAACGCTTCGTTTGCTTCCCAGAATATCATGCTTGCAGCACGCTCCCTGGGTTATGACACCTGCCCGATGGGTGGATACAACCCGCAGCAATTGATTGAAGCATTCAACATCCCTGCACGTTTTGTGCCAACCCTGTTGATCACTGTGGGTAAGGCTGCTGAGCCGGCTCGTCCGTCAGGCCGCTTCCCATTGTCTGAAGTCGTTGTAAAAGGTTCATTCTAA
- a CDS encoding sulfate ABC transporter substrate-binding protein — translation MGKRVHKGILVGLALVLTGVLAACGSDNSGSGAAGASAGSGTDGTKEGSKVVELLNVSYDPTRELYEEYNKAFAAHWLKEKGQEVTIKQSHGGSGKQSRSVIDGLDADVVTLALGYDIDAIEDKGLINAGWQEKYEHNSSPYTSTIVFLVRKGNPKGIKDWDDLIKGDTQVITPNPKTSGGARWNYLAAWGYALKHNNNDEEKAKQFVAELFKHAPVLDSGARGSTTTFVERGIGDVLLAWENEAFLSVKELGPDKFDIVVPSISILAEPPVAIVDKNVDKKGTRDVAEAYLQYLYSEEGQTIAAENYYRPTLDRVKEKFKDQFPALELFTLKDVFGTWGDTQAKHFKDGGVFDQIYVPGS, via the coding sequence ATGGGAAAGAGAGTTCATAAGGGAATTCTGGTTGGGCTGGCACTGGTGTTAACAGGGGTGCTGGCGGCTTGCGGATCCGATAACAGCGGGTCTGGTGCGGCAGGTGCTTCAGCAGGATCAGGAACAGACGGGACCAAGGAAGGAAGCAAAGTAGTTGAACTGCTCAACGTTTCCTATGACCCGACACGGGAACTTTATGAGGAATATAATAAGGCATTTGCCGCGCATTGGCTGAAAGAGAAGGGTCAGGAAGTGACCATTAAACAATCTCACGGAGGTTCGGGTAAGCAGAGCCGTTCCGTCATTGACGGACTGGATGCAGATGTGGTGACGCTGGCGCTTGGCTATGATATTGATGCGATTGAAGATAAAGGCCTGATTAATGCAGGCTGGCAGGAAAAATACGAGCATAACAGTTCACCGTACACGTCCACCATTGTGTTTCTGGTGCGCAAAGGTAATCCCAAAGGCATCAAGGATTGGGATGATCTGATCAAAGGAGACACCCAGGTGATTACACCGAATCCGAAAACATCGGGCGGCGCACGGTGGAACTATTTGGCGGCATGGGGTTATGCCCTGAAGCATAACAACAACGACGAAGAGAAGGCCAAACAGTTCGTGGCAGAACTGTTCAAACACGCTCCTGTGCTCGACTCGGGTGCTCGAGGATCAACAACGACATTTGTGGAACGCGGCATTGGCGATGTGCTGCTGGCTTGGGAGAATGAGGCATTCCTCTCGGTGAAAGAGCTGGGACCGGACAAATTCGACATCGTTGTGCCTTCCATCAGCATTTTGGCTGAACCCCCTGTGGCGATCGTGGATAAAAATGTAGACAAAAAAGGTACCCGCGATGTGGCGGAGGCTTACCTCCAATACCTTTACAGCGAAGAAGGCCAGACGATTGCTGCCGAAAATTACTACCGTCCAACGCTGGACCGTGTGAAAGAGAAATTCAAGGACCAGTTCCCGGCGCTGGAGCTGTTCACGTTAAAAGATGTTTTTGGTACTTGGGGGGATACCCAGGCCAAACACTTCAAAGATGGCGGTGTCTTCGATCAGATCTACGTACCGGGCAGCTAG